AAAGGCATTGGTTgtagttgaagcttttgtgaTTTGGATGAACTTGTGTGATTAGATGAACTCATCCATTTCTGATGGTTTCGTGAAAGTACGCATATTTTGCAAGGAAATTTTATGAACCTGTTATGTTTGTCGTGCTTTTGGattggtttttcttttatatgCTTTTAATTAGAcacgaaaaataaaaatctctaaCTTTGTAGATATTTTGTCTGATTTTCAGAGCACTCGGAGGAAATTATCTTCACAACTTGATCGTGTGGAATGTAGTTTGGATGAAAGTATTGAAAATACTGCTAGGACGCAACAGGAGGTGGGTATGTTAGATATTATTGAGTAGTTTAGTTAGTATGTATTTCTATGTTTCTAGTTCGTTAACAAGAAATCTTCGAAGCCATTTATAGGTTATCACACTACAAGGAAGGACGGATACCATTAGCAGAGATTTTAAAAAAGTTCATCACGCAGTGCTGACTCTGGTgatttattgttattttattttctttcatctctTGCAAGGTACATTCATGGATTGGAAAATCATATCCCTTATTTTTCTTTGGTCTcaggaaacaaaaattaatagaatCGAAGGGAAGCAGGTATATAGTACTTAACTCTTTTGATATATGAGTTGTTATTCTCTCCCCTTGAATACTCTTTTGTTCTGATGGTCTGGCCTTTGACTTCTAATTAGGGTGAGACTGCTGATGGAGTCTGGAAGTTGTGTGACTATGCCCTGAACATGGAAAAGGGCAGAAACGCAGAACGCATTCAGGCATGTACTGATTATTTCCTGCATAACTGGTAGATTGATATTTATGTCTGATTCTGTAGTACGTTACTTTTTCTTTGGCTAATGATTGATTGTACTGCTTTATGtaacattaattttctttatcttttttcaCAGAGTTGATCACTTTTATGGTTTTGTAACTTTATTTTATCAGAATGAGCTTCAATTGATATTTATTCATTTGACATTTTATTGACTCTGATTTCCACGATGTTCAGGCGTCACCCTCCAGCTTTTCCAGGTCAGTTCTTGAACTACCACCAGACTCCCCCTCGTCTTTGGTGACACCACTGAAGTCCCCGAGGCCAGCACTTGAGCTACCCCCAACGTCACCCTCAAGGGTAAGATTGATATTCAAAGTGTATAGCGGTTTGACATGCTATCTTATTAAGATAATATATTGAATTGGTAGGAGGCTTTAACACCTTTATTCTTAAGCAACTCTACAATTATACAAATGTTTGCGCACTTGACTTTGCCTCCTTTTTGGTTGAGGAATCCGTAGTCTTATCCATCTCCAGTCGTTTCAGGAGAATAGTGGAATCTTGGAAGTGGTTGAGTCCTCAAATCGTGGTGAGGCTTCCAATGGGATTCGTGCCCAAGAAGGCACAAACAAAGCGGCTTCCAGTTCTGGTTGGTTTGGGTTCGGGTTTCCAACCTTCAATAGTCCGGCGCTCCAGAGGACGCGAAGTGCTACAACTGGAATGGTGCAACAGAAACGATCAACCAGTCAACCATTATGAGGATCCTTGTATAGATCCCGGTAAAGTCATTAGagtaaatttatataataaatcaTCATTTGTACCATCGCTCGGGTGAAAGCCTCGAGCTTTTAGACTGTTTAGTTTTGGAAGCCAAAACCTCAAGTATAGCTGATGCCTTGTAGTCGATCAAAGTCATTGTAGCGGAGTGGGACGGGGCGGGGTGCTGAGAAATTTTGTAGCGCAGTTACGTCGTAATATGGTTATTCAAGATAATCTTATGGTTACATTAGTATTTGTGTATATGAACGATGGCCGTTGTCACagaagaggttttaggtttgaagtTTATTGTTTTGGCAATAATGGAGAAACTTTTAGATGTTGCTGTTGTGTATGTGTCTGATAAAATTCATGAATTGGATGTGATGATTAATTGTGAGAGCAGCGGTGTATACACCTAGTGACATCTAAGAATTTTATTTACAGTTCAGAGGATTATACAATAAATCAAATGTTCCATTATTTATTCTATTTCCTgggtttttttatattaaattacgGATTGTAAAGTGAGCGACATAATTTTTAGTTCCGTATGTCTTAGTTAAcacaaataagaaattaaatgcaTTCAAATACTCATTTCGATACATTCCAAACAAGTAAACATGTTGTTAAGTCCTACGAAACTCTTTAAGCGTCTGTTTAGTGGCTGGATGAGATtgagggctggtttggtattgctgtgctttaaaaaaaagctgcttctgctgttctgtgagaataagcagctgtgaaataaagcagcagagtgtttggtaaacttttttgtaaaagtgcttttgaaaaaaaaaaagcagtattagagtgtttggtaaacttttatgtaaaacagatgtgaaaaaaagccggtttttcaaagctaggttttgcagcttcttgtttttggctttttttcatccaaaactgtgaaaaaaagctgaagctgagtgtttaccaaacacaaaaacagctcccagctttttttgatagtagcttttttcagaatcacctcagtaccaaaccaggtctgaGTCTTAGGGACAAAATTAGATTGGCAGGGGTTTGTTAGGTTGGACTTGTAACTCATATGTATGGATATGTTATATAACCCATCCTATTGTGGAATTTCATGACTTATTCTGTCAATCTCACATTTTAACTCAACAAAActtcaatttattttaattagtcaCAACTTATCCCAACCGGCACAATAAACGGGCCCTAATAATCCAGCTTCGGTCCGACTTTTTGAGTCTACTATTAAAGAGAAAGCCCAAAAGCCACACGGAATGCCAATGTAAGGAACTGTTTCCCGCCATTTTTCTTTGCTCGGCTTCTTTGGCGCGCAAGTATAAAATAAAGAACTCACACTGGAGTCGTGGCCCACTGGAGATAATTTCTCACTTCCaccggagagagagagagagagagagagagagagagagagaggagcaaAAATGCAAGCCGTTCGATCTCAGAGGAAATCTTTCGTCAAGGAAGTCGTCCCGACCCTCCCGCTCTACCGCTCTGCTCCCGCCCTTGAAGTTCGTCTAGAAGAGTTCGAGCTCTTCGCCCTCGATCGCCTCCGAGGTAATTTTCCTATCAAGAAACTTTGTAATTTCCGTTTCGCTGCTCAATTTTTGTCTCTAAACTTCGGGgatatcttttaatttttggtttttgtttggttCCTGAGAAAATTTTGCAAAAGCGAAACACATTTCTGGAGCTAAGTTAATAGATTACACCAAAAAATCTGCACCTTTCACCGTTTAGGGCGTGAAATCAAAGAACCCCATATTCAGGATGGGGCTGAATGAGATTGGCGCACAGTCTTGTACTTTTCAGATTAGCTTGTAAATTTCTTATTAAGGTAGAAAATGCTGAAAATATCCTTTCTCTTCTGGATTTTGGAATCAAACAAAAACTATGAAATTTGATTCTTGATGCATTTTACCGGAGAGGATTCAGATCTTGAAGGGAATATGGGTTTAGCATTTGCCCAGCATATATCTCGAGAGTTGTGTTGATGGAAATTACTGCTGTATGCAGTGCTTAAAGGGATATCTGATGGATTATCACGCGGAAAGAAACATGACGAAATGCAGAAATTGGTAAAACCGTAGTTCCAGGTTGAAATTCTTTTCATTTCCCTTATTGCACCCTTTTAGAAAATTAACATTTTGGCATTTTACAGGCAATAGAACTATGGAAAACAAATATGAGGCATCCTCAGGCATATGAGGTCGTCAACAAGGACATAATATCGCACTTTGTTCTTCGGCTAGTTTATTGCAGAACGTAAGAACTTGTAACATTTTATTCTCTTAAAAGATTTCCTTATTATatcttattttatgttgttaatttttattctgCATTTTAGGGAGGACCTGAGAAAATGGTTTCTTTCCATGGAGACTGCCCTATTTCGTTACCGATTTATGAACGAACAACCTGAACCTCAGGTAATCTACACTTAGCTTGGCACATTCCGTTAGTCTGTTTCTGACCAATATTCTGCTTTTGGTATTCAGAGGGCGCTCATGGAAGAATTTGATCTTCCATACAAGGCAGTTGGTGGTTCAGAACTCGAGGTAATTCTCTGCCTCATACTTTCTAAAGCCTTTACGATATGATGTGCTCAATATAGAAAATATGCATTTGAAACCAAGACCATTTCAGCATTTATTTATCAGTTTCATCCTTTGTAAACCCCTTAAAATTCTTGGTATATGCTGCAATCATCATGTAAGTTTATCTTCCCTTGCAGAGTGTATTAGATAAATTGGTCCAGGTTTCGCGTTCGCTCGGTGCTCAATCTCAACCAACTGGTAGGGGCGCATATTTTATAACACTTCGCAATGCTGGAGTCAATAAGTTGTGCATTATTTTTATAGTTGtgaattttcttaattatacTCACATGCACTGTTTAAATGTTCTAATATCTGGGTGTGTGCAATAGTGGAGTGTCTATGGCATGTTGTTAGGTCTTGGTCTTGCATTTGGCATGTTCATTGTTGCTCCAgaacgtgtttaaaaaaaattgattatctGCATTTTCCTTCGCTGTTATCCATATTCTAATTTTTCTCCTCTACTTGCATTTTTGCAGCTAATGATATCTTCTTCAAGGTGTGTTTATCATTGATTCATTCTTCCTTTTTCAACCGTACAtgctttaatttattatttgatCATAGTTTATTTCGTTATTGGAGTATGGGAATGAGGTTCCTGTTGGTCCAATGTGGTCCTCGGCCAGAAATATATTTTCAGTTGGTTTTGATTTATTGCATGTGTTGCTTCATTAGTGAAGTAAattgttaagaaaaataaattattgaatgaattttaaaattcGAACTAATCCTACAGTTTATGTCATGTGTTATATTTCTATCATTTATtattctttatttaatttcttattatcCTACCCCTCCATTAAGGTACCGTTTGAAGAAGTCCCAGAACTGGTAGCCAGTCGTAGAGTATTCATCAGTAAGGGGCATGCATATATAGCTAGAAATCAGGTTTAGTTAATGCTTTCTATTAGTTCTTGCATATACGATATACCTATAAAGTGACGATTATCATtgatttatttatgtttatttgcGCCTCTCTCTCCCAAACAACAGGTGGTTTCCCTTGTTGCCACACAGTTCCGCAGTCTTCTATCAAAGGCACTTATTTTGACAAACAGGTTATTGTTGGCTATTTGTAATTCAAGGCTCATTGGTTATATCTGATGTTACTTACTATTTCTTATCTTCTGTCAAGACAATCTAATGCATGAGGTTTTGGATTTTAAAATATCTGAAGTTGCACTTTCTGCATGCAGAAAATGGACAACAACTATAGCAGAACAAGAGAAGGATCGGTTGACTCCTGTGAGTATCGGATCCTGGACCATGTATTTTGAAGTAGGCATTAATTTCCAAGTTAGCTTCTTGacatttcttttcctttcatttctgtTTAGATTGTTGAAGCCCTATCCTCAAGTTACCTGGGCCCCGACTATTCTGAGGTAGTTCTTTACGTGTTTTAGCTCATCTATTACCCATATGTATCGATCATTTAATTTGTGGTTAATTATTCTATGTTGACTGCCTCTGTAGCCAAAAGAGTTTGGTCAGATTTCGTTAAAAGACATTGATGATGCAGCTAAGAGCTCATTTCCTCTGTGCATGCACCACCTATTTGAAAAGGTATAGTCAGACTTTATTGGCTAAATTTTTCTTCTCAGCTTCTTATTTCTTATGAAGATTTTCAAATCGCCTTTGCTCTTGTTTTACTCATGCTACTTGCTTGCAGTTGAGAGAGGATCATCATTTAAAGCATGGAGGGAGAATGCAACTAGGTCTCTTTCTCAAGGTTGTATCCTAACCCGCATCACTCTCTGGTTTCTGTCCTGTCTTTTTGTGGTAACATGTTATTCCATGATCATACGTGCTATTCATTGTGTATTTGGTACGTTGGGCATCAAGACACCTTGTCCTGTTTGTTGCAATTTAAATTTGCCACATCATTAACAAATATCTGTTCCTATGTTTCTCATTTTCATTCGTACATGTCATGCGTGGTTACATAGATGTTAGATACCAGTCACCAACATATACCACTTATTGGGTTTTGTTGGTGGTATATGTTGGTGCTTTTATATGTCTGTATGCAAGTTAGCGACTagagttttcaaaattattgGAAGTCATACAGCCTTGTTGTGGTGAAAAAGTTGCAGAATAGCGAATGATGATTTTGGAGAATGCAGTAGTTTATAGGTTTTTGtggtgcattttggtgcatgaAAATTGTCAGCTGACGTTTATACGCACAACCTTGCTATGACAAACTGTAAAAGTTATCAAAAGAATCTTGAATATGTCTTTCTGGGATCTTCTTTCCCTATTGGCTAAAATTTGTTATTAACCTCTGCAGGGTGTTGGGTTGAAGCTGGATGATGCCCTTGCGTTTTGGAAAGCTGAGTTCTCACAAAAAGTGAGTATGTTGTTTCTGAAGTATTTAATCTACTCATTCTTAATCATCACGCGGGGCACAGAAATATTTTCCAACAGTTATTATCCATGTATGATGAAAGGATAAGTTGCAAAATTGTAAAGTTCCAAAGTCGTAGTGCATTATATTATTAAGATGTTTTCTTGTTCCTTGTGACTCACTTGCTATTTGATTCCATGCTTTGTACTTGATCTTTGTATAGGttggtgttgaaaggtttgacaAAGAATATTCATATGGCATACGCCACAATTATGGAAGAGAAGGGAAAAGAACGGTAAGACATCACACTTAAGATTTAAGAGTTTTAAGATGCTATATTCTTTTACTCAAATAGCAAGAATTTTGAGCGACGTTATGTCTAGAATCAGATTCATCAAAACTGGGCtcatgaaaaatattcaaaaaaatcgAAACCACTACATAATTATTGCTTGCAGAAGCGTTTTGATGTTGGCTTTTGTTCTTATATGTACAGcctttttgttaaaaatacCATTAGAAAACAGGAAGTACGCGTGAAgaaatacttaaaatatatgatGCTGTGCATTCTGATCATGATCAAATATGTTCAATTTTTGACATTGCAGGATTACACGCCTTATTCCTGTCAAAAAATCATCTCATCTACTCCTGGTGTAGGAGATCATCATGGATGCCCATATCGATATTTCAGGTAATtttgataataaaaaatttccttaTTCATC
This Pyrus communis chromosome 6, drPyrComm1.1, whole genome shotgun sequence DNA region includes the following protein-coding sequences:
- the LOC137737940 gene encoding probable DNA primase large subunit; translated protein: MQAVRSQRKSFVKEVVPTLPLYRSAPALEVRLEEFELFALDRLRVLKGISDGLSRGKKHDEMQKLAIELWKTNMRHPQAYEVVNKDIISHFVLRLVYCRTEDLRKWFLSMETALFRYRFMNEQPEPQRALMEEFDLPYKAVGGSELESVLDKLVQVSRSLGAQSQPTANDIFFKVPFEEVPELVASRRVFISKGHAYIARNQVVSLVATQFRSLLSKALILTNRKWTTTIAEQEKDRLTPIVEALSSSYLGPDYSEPKEFGQISLKDIDDAAKSSFPLCMHHLFEKLREDHHLKHGGRMQLGLFLKGVGLKLDDALAFWKAEFSQKVGVERFDKEYSYGIRHNYGREGKRTDYTPYSCQKIISSTPGVGDHHGCPYRYFSEENLRAALGKMGVTGRAVGDVMDKVKNKHYQLACTLTFEAIHGSSCDAGINHPNQYFKDSQTIIKSKNQSAA
- the LOC137737334 gene encoding uncharacterized protein isoform X2, yielding MAALPLGKLTILVGAGILGSVLAKEGRVSDVVSGAFKIAWKQIIRSDSTPAAKKPHNDHLMAQMNNLRKELEIIASSPRQPVTIITMGRTGTSKYGIIIVVVAAGYGYLWWKGWKLPDMMFATRRSLSDASNSVAKQLESLFTSISSTRRKLSSQLDRVECSLDESIENTARTQQEVITLQGRTDTISRDFKKVHHAVLTLETKINRIEGKQGETADGVWKLCDYALNMEKGRNAERIQASPSSFSRSVLELPPDSPSSLVTPLKSPRPALELPPTSPSRENSGILEVVESSNRGEASNGIRAQEGTNKAASSSGWFGFGFPTFNSPALQRTRSATTGMVQQKRSTSQPL
- the LOC137737334 gene encoding uncharacterized protein isoform X1, which gives rise to MAALPLGKLTILVGAGILGSVLAKEGRVSDVVSGAFKIAWKQIIRSDSTPAAKKPHNDHLMAQMNNLRKELEIIASSPRQPVTIITMGRTGTSKYGIIIVVVAAGYGYLWWKGWKLPDMMFATRRSLSDASNSVAKQLESLFTSISSTRRKLSSQLDRVECSLDESIENTARTQQEVITLQGRTDTISRDFKKVHHAVLTLETKINRIEGKQGETADGVWKLCDYALNMEKGRNAERIQASPSSFSRSVLELPPDSPSSLVTPLKSPRPALELPPTSPSRSFQENSGILEVVESSNRGEASNGIRAQEGTNKAASSSGWFGFGFPTFNSPALQRTRSATTGMVQQKRSTSQPL